From the genome of Dickeya aquatica, one region includes:
- the fliD gene encoding flagellar filament capping protein FliD: MATSVSSNSDIVSSIGLNLGSTIRGQSLDLSNLITKLQSVEEQRLKPYTNKQTSLSAQATAYSAVETAMKTLQSATTTLQNMKTITSTAVTSTNTAFSATTDSTAVAGSYSVFVNNLAQAQSQISGAFSSASTALVSGGTSSTSSTITISQSSQSTPLTITLTDDKTSLNDIRDAINNAGGSVNASIVNDGTSNYLMLTAKDTGTKSAMTISVSGSLSSSLGSSSFSEQVAAKDASFTLNGMAITSQSNTVTTAVSGVTINLKSASTVGSTAENLTIASNITNTKKAVQDWVTAYNNVLDVIKTQTNASTGALNGSGTVRALQQQLQSLMTNVQSSSGSLRIMADMGITQDSKNNGKLEIDNTILENTLKTSASSVTTFFTGDGTTTGFATQVGNFLTKTVDSSDGLLKSAKAGIETSQQNLARQITSIQDSIDATMKRYKTQFTQLNTALAKMTSTSSYLTKQFDSSKSS; encoded by the coding sequence ATGGCGACTTCAGTTAGCTCCAACTCAGATATTGTCTCATCAATCGGTTTGAACCTGGGGTCGACAATTAGGGGTCAATCGCTTGATTTAAGTAATCTTATTACCAAGCTACAATCTGTCGAAGAACAGCGATTAAAACCGTATACAAACAAACAAACCTCGTTGAGCGCACAGGCCACCGCCTACAGCGCAGTCGAGACAGCGATGAAAACCCTGCAAAGCGCTACGACCACGTTGCAGAACATGAAAACCATCACATCAACGGCAGTCACCAGCACCAATACTGCATTCAGTGCCACTACGGATAGCACTGCGGTGGCTGGCTCGTATAGTGTTTTCGTCAATAATCTCGCGCAGGCACAGTCACAAATATCCGGGGCTTTTAGCAGTGCATCAACCGCGCTGGTCTCAGGCGGTACTTCCAGTACCAGCAGCACGATCACGATATCTCAGTCCAGCCAGTCTACCCCGCTGACGATTACGCTGACTGATGACAAAACATCGTTAAATGATATCCGCGATGCTATCAACAATGCCGGTGGTAGCGTCAATGCCAGTATTGTTAATGACGGCACCAGCAACTATTTAATGCTAACGGCAAAAGATACTGGCACAAAATCCGCAATGACTATTTCAGTCAGCGGTTCACTTTCCAGTTCGCTGGGCAGCAGCAGCTTTAGCGAGCAGGTTGCAGCTAAAGATGCCTCATTTACGCTCAATGGCATGGCGATAACCAGCCAGAGTAACACTGTCACTACTGCGGTCAGTGGTGTAACAATCAACCTCAAATCGGCATCTACTGTAGGTTCGACCGCCGAAAACCTGACGATTGCATCCAATATCACCAACACCAAAAAAGCCGTTCAGGATTGGGTCACGGCTTACAACAACGTGCTGGATGTGATTAAAACCCAAACCAATGCCAGCACTGGGGCACTGAACGGTAGCGGTACGGTTCGTGCTCTCCAACAGCAACTGCAAAGTTTGATGACGAACGTTCAGAGCAGTAGCGGTTCGCTACGCATCATGGCCGATATGGGCATTACCCAAGATTCAAAGAACAATGGCAAACTGGAGATTGACAATACCATACTGGAAAATACGCTGAAAACCAGCGCCAGCAGCGTAACCACATTCTTCACGGGTGACGGAACCACCACCGGATTCGCGACCCAGGTGGGAAATTTCCTGACCAAGACTGTGGACTCGTCTGATGGTCTGCTCAAATCTGCCAAAGCAGGTATTGAGACCAGCCAGCAAAATCTGGCAAGGCAGATAACCAGCATCCAGGACAGTATTGATGCCACGATGAAACGTTATAAAACACAGTTTACTCAGCTCAACACTGCGCTAGCCAAAATGACATCAACCAGTAGTTACCTGACAAAACAGTTTGACAGCAGTAAATCCAGTTAA
- the fliS gene encoding flagellar export chaperone FliS translates to MYRKNVSQAYTQVGVESAVMSASPHQLIVMLFDGAKSALIRARILIGQNDIVGKGNALSKAIDIISNGLKLGLDMEKGGELAENLAELYDYMVRRLLHANINNDVQAIMEVEALIDNISDAWKQIGPGYQPTTETR, encoded by the coding sequence ATGTATAGAAAGAATGTCAGTCAGGCTTACACACAGGTGGGGGTGGAAAGTGCAGTAATGAGCGCTAGCCCACATCAGTTGATTGTCATGCTGTTTGACGGTGCCAAGAGTGCCCTTATTCGGGCAAGAATTCTTATTGGACAGAATGATATCGTCGGAAAAGGGAACGCCTTATCAAAAGCCATCGACATTATCAGTAACGGGTTAAAACTCGGACTGGACATGGAAAAGGGGGGCGAACTGGCAGAGAATCTTGCCGAGCTTTACGATTACATGGTGCGTCGATTATTGCATGCCAATATTAATAATGATGTGCAGGCAATAATGGAAGTAGAAGCTCTTATTGATAATATTTCGGATGCCTGGAAACAGATCGGGCCTGGTTATCAACCAACGACGGAAACGCGCTAA
- the fliT gene encoding flagellar protein FliT produces MEKLYPLLNEYQRLLTLIRNIKTMAINGLWDDVVEQEIVYIQSIERISQVNVPTNIPSTVQLQFRQLLQDILDTEAQVKELLQNRMQELAILIQQSQNQKSVNSVYAEFSNDVLPGRPQS; encoded by the coding sequence ATGGAAAAGCTCTATCCATTACTAAATGAGTATCAGAGGCTACTCACACTCATCCGAAATATTAAAACCATGGCTATCAATGGGCTATGGGATGATGTTGTAGAACAGGAGATTGTTTACATTCAGTCGATCGAGAGAATCAGTCAGGTTAACGTCCCGACCAATATTCCCAGTACCGTGCAGTTGCAGTTTCGGCAACTTCTTCAGGATATACTGGATACGGAAGCACAAGTGAAAGAGCTTTTGCAAAACAGAATGCAAGAACTGGCAATACTGATACAGCAGTCTCAAAATCAAAAGTCGGTGAACAGTGTATACGCCGAGTTTTCCAATGACGTTCTTCCAGGCAGACCGCAATCTTAA
- the fliE gene encoding flagellar hook-basal body complex protein FliE, protein MSIQGIDTVLQQMQVTATKAAGGLNSGSGVTAPSGFAEELKAALDKINETRVQARTQAEAFTLGKPGIALNDVMVDNQKASIALQMGVQVRNKLVSAYQEVMNMTI, encoded by the coding sequence ATGTCCATTCAAGGTATTGATACAGTATTACAGCAAATGCAGGTAACCGCTACCAAAGCCGCTGGTGGGCTTAACTCAGGTTCTGGCGTCACGGCACCTTCCGGGTTTGCTGAAGAATTAAAAGCTGCCCTTGACAAAATAAACGAAACACGCGTTCAGGCACGGACCCAGGCAGAAGCCTTTACGCTGGGTAAACCGGGTATTGCACTGAATGATGTCATGGTTGATAACCAGAAGGCCTCTATCGCTTTGCAGATGGGCGTTCAGGTACGAAACAAACTGGTATCTGCCTATCAGGAAGTCATGAATATGACAATATAA
- the fliF gene encoding flagellar basal-body MS-ring/collar protein FliF, with product MNALTSGAATGGKSFGEILNRLRTNPKIPLLIASAATIAIVVALSLWARSPDYRVLYTNLNERDGGSIVSELGKMNIPYRFTESGAAIMIPADKVYETRLRLAQQGLPKGGAVGFELLDQEKFGISQFSEQINYQRALEGELARTMETLGPIQNARVHLAIPKPSLFVRDQKSPSAAVTVTLQPGRALDDSQISAISYLVSSSVAGLPADKVTIVDQTGKLLTQNDGSGRDLNAAQLKYANEIENNYQRRIEAILLPVVGPGNVHAQVTAQIDFASREQTDEQYQPNQPPNQSAVRSQQISQSDQRGGPNVGGVPGALSNTPTPAPTAPISTPPAANTNNANANGNTTSTNAQTSAGSSSSASQTFNSRHDQTINYEVDRTIRHTKQNTGNVQRLSVAVVVNYTLGTDGKPAALSDEQLKKIEALVREAMGFSGDRGDSLNVVNTPFTVTDSAAGQLPFWQKQAFFDLLIEAGRWLLVLIVGWILYRKLVRPQLQRRAELHEAALAAASLRGQDADVSVTISSLEAEQQKKSEQRVHTEMHSQRIRELAENDPRVVALVIRHWMSNEL from the coding sequence ATGAACGCCTTAACATCCGGAGCCGCAACCGGTGGGAAAAGCTTTGGCGAAATACTCAACCGTTTGCGCACTAACCCTAAAATTCCTTTACTAATCGCTTCTGCGGCAACCATTGCCATTGTTGTCGCATTGTCACTCTGGGCCCGTAGTCCCGATTATCGCGTTCTTTATACCAACCTGAATGAGCGTGATGGTGGCAGCATTGTTTCCGAATTGGGCAAAATGAACATCCCTTACCGCTTTACAGAAAGCGGTGCTGCCATCATGATTCCGGCAGATAAAGTCTATGAAACCCGCCTGAGACTTGCCCAGCAAGGTTTACCAAAGGGTGGAGCCGTTGGTTTTGAGTTACTCGATCAAGAAAAATTTGGCATCAGTCAGTTCAGCGAACAAATCAACTACCAGCGCGCACTGGAAGGTGAACTGGCTCGTACCATGGAGACGCTCGGGCCGATTCAAAATGCGCGAGTCCATCTTGCTATTCCTAAACCATCATTGTTTGTCAGGGATCAAAAATCTCCATCTGCTGCGGTTACCGTTACTCTCCAGCCAGGACGCGCGCTGGATGACAGCCAGATAAGTGCCATTTCCTATCTCGTATCAAGCAGCGTCGCCGGGTTGCCTGCCGATAAAGTCACGATCGTTGACCAAACCGGAAAATTACTGACACAAAATGATGGTTCAGGGCGAGACCTGAATGCAGCACAATTAAAATACGCCAATGAAATCGAAAATAATTATCAGCGTCGCATAGAGGCAATTCTTTTACCCGTTGTTGGTCCAGGCAATGTTCATGCGCAGGTAACCGCACAAATTGATTTTGCAAGCCGTGAGCAGACAGATGAGCAGTACCAGCCCAATCAGCCGCCCAATCAGTCCGCCGTACGATCTCAACAGATAAGCCAGAGCGATCAGCGTGGTGGTCCAAACGTTGGCGGAGTTCCTGGCGCGCTGTCAAATACGCCGACGCCTGCGCCTACAGCGCCGATTTCTACACCACCAGCGGCGAATACCAATAATGCCAACGCCAATGGAAATACAACGAGCACTAATGCTCAGACGTCAGCGGGTAGCAGTAGCTCTGCCAGTCAGACGTTTAATAGCCGCCACGACCAAACGATTAACTATGAAGTTGACCGTACCATTCGCCATACCAAGCAAAATACCGGTAATGTCCAACGCCTGTCTGTCGCTGTAGTGGTTAACTACACGTTAGGAACCGATGGCAAACCCGCAGCACTCAGCGATGAGCAGTTAAAGAAAATTGAAGCGCTGGTCCGTGAAGCAATGGGTTTCTCAGGCGATCGCGGAGATTCATTAAACGTTGTAAACACACCATTTACCGTCACAGATAGCGCCGCAGGCCAGTTACCATTCTGGCAGAAACAAGCCTTCTTTGATCTGTTGATTGAGGCCGGTCGCTGGTTACTGGTGTTAATTGTTGGTTGGATTCTGTATCGCAAATTGGTGCGCCCGCAATTGCAACGGCGCGCCGAGCTTCATGAAGCTGCGCTGGCTGCGGCATCTTTACGCGGACAAGATGCTGATGTCAGTGTGACGATAAGTAGTCTCGAAGCTGAGCAGCAGAAGAAGTCCGAGCAGCGGGTTCATACCGAGATGCACAGCCAGCGTATTCGTGAACTGGCCGAGAATGATCCTCGCGTCGTGGCCCTGGTCATTCGCCACTGGATGAGTAACGAACTATGA
- the fliG gene encoding flagellar motor switch protein FliG, which yields MSLTGTEKSAVLLMTIGEDRAAEVFTHLSTREVQHLSTAMANMKQVSQSELLDVLREFDMEAEQYAALGVNAGEYLRSVLVKALGEERASSLLEDILESKETSSGMETLNFMEPQSAADLIRDEHPQIIATILVHLKRAQAADILAHFDERMRNDVMLRIATFGGVQPSALAELTEVLNGLLDGQNLKRSKMGGVRTAAEIINLMKTQHEEAVIDAVREFDGELAQKIIDEMFLFENLVEVDDRSIQRLLQEVESESLLIALKGAEQPLREKFLRNMSQRAAEILRDDLATRGPVRMSQVENEQKAILLIVRRLADSGEMIIGGGDDAFV from the coding sequence ATGAGTCTGACAGGTACAGAAAAAAGCGCAGTGTTACTGATGACTATCGGTGAAGACCGTGCGGCAGAAGTTTTTACGCACCTCTCAACCCGTGAAGTTCAGCATCTCAGTACTGCGATGGCGAATATGAAACAGGTATCGCAATCAGAGTTGCTGGATGTGTTGCGCGAATTTGATATGGAAGCGGAACAGTATGCAGCTCTCGGCGTTAATGCTGGCGAGTATCTGCGTTCCGTACTGGTCAAGGCTCTGGGCGAAGAACGTGCATCAAGCCTGCTGGAAGATATTCTTGAGAGCAAAGAAACGTCATCCGGTATGGAAACGCTCAACTTCATGGAGCCACAGAGTGCTGCCGACCTTATCCGCGACGAACACCCACAGATTATTGCCACCATTCTTGTGCATTTAAAACGCGCGCAGGCTGCTGATATTTTGGCCCATTTTGACGAGCGTATGCGTAATGATGTCATGCTTCGTATCGCAACTTTCGGTGGTGTACAGCCTTCCGCATTAGCCGAACTGACCGAGGTACTTAACGGGTTGTTGGATGGTCAAAACCTGAAACGCAGTAAAATGGGTGGTGTTCGTACTGCGGCCGAAATCATCAACCTGATGAAGACGCAGCATGAAGAGGCCGTTATTGATGCCGTACGCGAATTCGATGGCGAGCTGGCACAGAAAATCATCGATGAGATGTTCCTGTTCGAAAACCTGGTGGAAGTGGACGATCGCAGTATCCAGCGCCTGCTTCAGGAAGTGGAGTCCGAGTCTCTGCTTATTGCACTGAAAGGTGCAGAACAGCCATTGCGCGAGAAATTCCTGCGCAACATGTCGCAGCGTGCAGCAGAAATCTTGCGCGACGACCTGGCGACACGCGGCCCTGTACGTATGTCTCAGGTGGAAAACGAACAGAAAGCAATTTTGCTCATTGTACGTCGTCTGGCAGACAGCGGCGAAATGATTATCGGTGGTGGCGATGACGCGTTTGTCTAA
- the fliH gene encoding flagellar assembly protein FliH: MVAMTRLSNYSNNLDWQPWKLDDLASPSLSSANETSATVSSAAPLARSDDEGSEFFSMSDFQQPQDDLATLREQVLQQARETGFNEGKQQGYAAGYQDGHHAGMQQGLQDAAAQQQPVIAHMQQMVSEFQQTLDALDSVIVSRLMQLALTAAKQVLGQAPICDGTALMGQIQQLIQQEPMFSGKPQLRVHPSDLERVEQHLGPTLSIHGWRLLADNQLHPGGCKVSAEEGDLDASLATRWHELCRLAAPGEL; encoded by the coding sequence GTGGTGGCGATGACGCGTTTGTCTAATTACTCCAATAATCTTGACTGGCAACCATGGAAGCTGGATGACTTGGCCTCGCCGTCGTTGTCATCAGCAAACGAAACCTCTGCAACAGTCTCTTCTGCTGCGCCGTTAGCGCGTTCAGATGACGAAGGTAGCGAGTTTTTCTCCATGTCTGATTTCCAGCAGCCTCAGGACGATCTGGCCACATTGCGCGAGCAAGTGCTGCAACAAGCCCGCGAAACAGGTTTCAACGAAGGCAAGCAGCAAGGTTACGCAGCAGGTTATCAGGATGGTCACCATGCAGGTATGCAGCAAGGGTTGCAAGATGCTGCTGCGCAGCAGCAGCCCGTTATTGCACACATGCAGCAGATGGTTAGTGAATTCCAGCAGACGCTGGATGCACTTGACAGCGTCATCGTTTCACGCCTGATGCAGTTGGCGCTAACAGCAGCAAAACAGGTTCTCGGCCAGGCCCCTATCTGTGATGGCACCGCGCTGATGGGGCAAATACAGCAATTGATTCAACAAGAACCAATGTTTAGCGGCAAACCCCAGTTACGAGTTCATCCGTCCGATCTGGAGCGGGTGGAGCAACATTTGGGCCCTACGCTGAGTATCCACGGCTGGCGTTTATTGGCTGATAACCAATTGCATCCGGGTGGATGCAAAGTCAGTGCTGAAGAGGGCGATCTTGACGCCAGTCTTGCTACCCGCTGGCATGAACTTTGCCGACTGGCTGCACCGGGAGAACTTTAA
- the fliI gene encoding flagellar protein export ATPase FliI yields the protein MTVRLSRWLSSIDSFEKRIANTPTIRRYGRLTRATGLVLEATGLHMPLGSTCLIERQNGNQVEEVESEVVGFNGQKLFLMPLEEVEGIIPGARVYERVGFSGSNQGKQLPLGPALLGRVLDGAAKPLDGMPAPDTGYTAPLMSTPFNPLQRTPIEYVLDVGVRAINALLTVGRGQRMGLFAGSGVGKSVLLGMMARYTQADVIVVGLIGERGREVKDFIENILGTEGLARSVVIAAPADVSPLLRMQGAAYATRIAEDFRDRGHHVLLIMDSLTRYAMAQREIALAIGEPPATKGYPPSVFAKLPALVERAGNGISGGGSITAFYTVLTEGDDQQDPIADSARAILDGHIVLSRQLAESGHYPAIDIEASISRAMTALIDENHYSAVRQFKQSLSSYQRNRDLINVGAYATGSDPLLDRAIQLYPHMQAFLQQGMFERSSFEEACQALNNIFPYNR from the coding sequence ATGACAGTACGCCTCTCTCGCTGGCTCTCTTCCATCGATTCATTTGAGAAACGTATTGCTAATACACCCACAATACGTCGTTATGGACGCCTGACTCGGGCAACAGGATTGGTGCTTGAAGCAACAGGCCTGCATATGCCACTAGGGTCAACTTGTCTGATAGAGCGTCAAAACGGTAATCAGGTCGAAGAAGTAGAAAGCGAGGTGGTGGGTTTTAACGGTCAAAAGCTATTCCTGATGCCACTTGAAGAAGTCGAAGGCATTATCCCTGGTGCCCGGGTCTATGAGCGTGTGGGATTCTCTGGCAGCAATCAGGGTAAGCAGCTCCCTTTAGGCCCTGCCCTGCTCGGACGCGTCCTGGATGGCGCAGCCAAGCCCCTTGATGGCATGCCGGCACCCGATACCGGTTATACGGCACCGTTGATGTCCACGCCGTTCAACCCCCTACAGCGTACGCCTATCGAGTATGTGCTGGATGTAGGGGTTCGCGCCATCAATGCATTACTGACCGTTGGCCGTGGCCAGCGCATGGGGCTTTTTGCAGGCTCAGGGGTGGGTAAAAGTGTGCTCCTTGGCATGATGGCCCGTTATACGCAAGCCGATGTTATCGTCGTAGGGCTTATTGGTGAACGTGGCCGTGAAGTAAAGGATTTTATTGAAAACATTCTGGGCACTGAAGGTCTTGCTCGCTCGGTAGTTATCGCAGCGCCTGCGGATGTGTCACCATTGTTGCGTATGCAGGGTGCGGCTTATGCTACTCGTATCGCAGAAGATTTCCGCGATCGTGGCCATCATGTATTACTGATTATGGATTCACTAACACGTTATGCGATGGCGCAACGTGAAATTGCACTGGCAATTGGTGAACCACCGGCAACCAAAGGCTATCCACCCTCTGTGTTTGCAAAATTACCCGCATTGGTAGAGCGTGCAGGCAACGGCATTTCTGGTGGCGGTTCGATAACTGCGTTTTATACAGTATTGACAGAGGGTGACGATCAGCAAGATCCGATTGCCGACTCGGCGCGAGCAATACTGGATGGACATATCGTACTATCACGGCAATTGGCTGAGTCTGGTCATTATCCGGCAATCGACATTGAAGCCTCCATCAGCCGAGCGATGACAGCACTAATAGATGAAAATCATTATTCAGCGGTAAGGCAATTCAAACAGTCATTATCCAGTTACCAGCGTAACCGCGACCTGATTAATGTTGGCGCTTATGCAACTGGCAGTGACCCGCTGCTTGACCGGGCAATACAGCTTTATCCACACATGCAGGCCTTTTTGCAGCAAGGCATGTTTGAGCGAAGCTCATTTGAGGAAGCCTGTCAGGCACTGAATAACATTTTCCCGTATAATCGGTAG
- the fliJ gene encoding flagellar export protein FliJ, with translation MRTQSTFIMLRDLAQKEVDTATTQLGQVQKAYLQAEEQLNMLLGYHDDYRQRLNESMTEGMANTAWQNYQQFILTLEKAIEQHRHQLLNWSSRLSQAMKNWQEKQQRLNAFTTLQQREQTKMLAHENRQEQKRMDEFAQRASMRKT, from the coding sequence ATGAGAACTCAATCTACCTTTATCATGCTGCGCGATTTAGCGCAGAAAGAAGTTGATACGGCAACAACACAACTGGGACAAGTGCAAAAAGCCTATCTACAGGCGGAAGAACAACTTAACATGTTATTAGGCTATCATGATGATTACCGGCAACGACTTAATGAGTCGATGACCGAAGGGATGGCTAATACCGCCTGGCAAAATTATCAGCAATTTATTCTGACTCTGGAAAAAGCAATTGAACAACATCGCCATCAGTTACTCAATTGGTCGTCCCGACTGAGCCAGGCGATGAAAAACTGGCAGGAAAAGCAGCAACGGCTGAATGCCTTTACCACGTTGCAGCAGCGTGAGCAAACCAAGATGCTGGCACACGAAAATCGCCAGGAACAAAAGCGGATGGATGAATTCGCCCAACGTGCATCAATGAGGAAAACATAA
- a CDS encoding flagellar hook-length control protein FliK, producing MNLPAMTATTVTNTTDASTTTPQGNSLLALLGNDTSLPENFVQLLSQKLSALQSSKKVAVSAQESAEFKDALAKNGIDANSEELNSILTALTTGKLTVADLQADHSLESLLAKTQKKSDAKDEKTTTNDALAMQALFAMIPQQALVKTPATESGGISSALSNTLNSVKNHASDSDNDVLGALLSGKSANTSKGEFSVDKSDSTSVTTAAITGASTAGKNAAPALNEGYLNSLRDNNLLSSRKEDSVSNPTAASAPADSIASSSLQTLSSLFANNAAPTQPAAQHVTSQITAPLGTQQWNDALGQQVVMFTRNGQQTAELKLHPEELGSLHIMLKVEDNQAQIHLVSGSSQVRSALESALPHLRNAMAESGINLGQSSVGADAGGWQQSQQQQQLAGNASGNGGNNASSYQQQFGQSDRAHETANVLPVPSALQSMASGLNGVDIFA from the coding sequence ATGAACTTGCCAGCAATGACTGCCACTACTGTCACTAATACGACTGATGCAAGCACAACCACGCCTCAGGGCAATTCCTTATTGGCGCTGTTGGGCAACGATACCTCTTTACCCGAAAATTTTGTTCAGTTGCTGTCGCAAAAACTGTCAGCGTTGCAATCATCCAAAAAGGTGGCTGTCAGCGCTCAAGAAAGCGCCGAATTTAAAGATGCGCTGGCGAAAAATGGAATAGATGCGAACAGTGAAGAGCTGAATTCAATCCTGACCGCCTTAACCACCGGCAAACTCACCGTTGCTGACCTGCAAGCAGATCATTCTCTTGAGTCTTTACTGGCTAAAACGCAGAAAAAGAGTGACGCGAAAGACGAAAAAACAACTACCAATGATGCGCTGGCAATGCAAGCGCTGTTTGCCATGATACCGCAACAAGCGTTGGTGAAAACGCCAGCCACCGAGTCAGGCGGCATCTCCTCTGCGTTATCAAATACGCTGAATTCGGTAAAAAATCACGCCTCGGATTCAGATAATGATGTGCTTGGCGCACTGTTGTCCGGCAAGAGCGCGAATACCAGTAAGGGTGAATTCTCCGTCGATAAGTCGGATAGCACATCCGTCACTACCGCTGCTATTACTGGTGCATCAACAGCAGGTAAAAATGCCGCACCAGCACTAAATGAAGGCTATCTGAATTCACTGCGCGATAATAACCTGCTGTCTTCACGTAAAGAAGATAGCGTGAGTAATCCAACCGCAGCGTCAGCACCGGCAGATTCAATCGCCTCCTCGTCACTGCAAACGCTATCGTCTTTATTTGCTAATAATGCCGCACCCACGCAACCCGCTGCACAGCATGTCACCAGCCAGATTACGGCCCCGCTGGGTACACAGCAATGGAACGATGCCCTGGGTCAACAGGTGGTGATGTTTACCCGTAACGGACAACAAACCGCAGAACTTAAACTCCATCCCGAAGAGCTGGGGTCATTGCATATCATGTTGAAGGTTGAGGATAACCAGGCACAAATCCACCTGGTGTCTGGAAGCAGCCAGGTGCGCTCTGCGCTGGAATCTGCATTACCTCATTTACGCAATGCCATGGCTGAAAGCGGTATTAATCTCGGTCAAAGCAGCGTAGGTGCAGATGCCGGTGGCTGGCAGCAGTCACAGCAACAGCAGCAGTTGGCTGGAAACGCCAGTGGCAATGGTGGCAATAACGCATCATCCTACCAACAGCAGTTTGGTCAATCTGATCGAGCTCACGAGACAGCGAATGTACTGCCCGTACCTTCGGCATTGCAGTCAATGGCAAGCGGGCTCAATGGTGTTGATATCTTTGCCTAA